A DNA window from Paenibacillus andongensis contains the following coding sequences:
- a CDS encoding ABC transporter ATP-binding protein, translating to MSLIHIEKASKYYTMGEETIKALDDVSLDIDHGEFVAIMGPSGSGKSTLMNIIGCLDIVDKGVYDLDGQAINVLKDSQLAEIRNQKIGFVFQSFNLLPRLSAYENVELPLIYRGLSKKEREPLVLDALESVDLLDRKEHFPPELSGGQQQRVAIARTLAGDPPIILADEPTGALDSKTGVEILNILKRLNAQGRTIILITHDFSIAQQAKRIVRFRDGQLNEVV from the coding sequence ATGTCGTTAATCCATATCGAGAAGGCTAGTAAATACTATACGATGGGCGAGGAAACGATTAAAGCATTAGATGATGTCTCGTTAGATATTGATCATGGAGAATTCGTGGCCATCATGGGACCGTCAGGTTCCGGCAAATCCACACTAATGAACATCATAGGGTGTTTGGATATTGTAGATAAAGGTGTTTATGACCTTGATGGTCAAGCAATAAACGTGCTTAAGGATTCACAGCTAGCTGAGATTCGCAATCAGAAGATTGGATTTGTTTTTCAGAGTTTTAACCTGCTGCCGAGATTAAGTGCCTATGAGAATGTGGAGTTGCCTTTGATTTATCGGGGGCTGAGCAAAAAGGAAAGAGAGCCACTGGTTTTAGATGCCCTTGAATCGGTGGACTTGCTGGATCGCAAGGAGCATTTTCCACCAGAGTTATCTGGTGGGCAGCAGCAGCGTGTTGCTATTGCGCGAACATTGGCAGGAGATCCTCCGATTATTTTGGCAGATGAGCCTACGGGAGCGTTAGATTCTAAGACAGGTGTGGAGATTTTAAACATTTTAAAGAGATTAAATGCGCAAGGTCGGACGATCATTCTGATTACGCATGACTTTTCGATTGCTCAGCAGGCGAAGCGGATTGTGCGGTTTCGGGATGGGCAGTTGAATGAAGTTGTTTAG
- the sigK gene encoding RNA polymerase sporulation sigma factor SigK, producing the protein MPGLFSAIALLIKQLTLLVSYVKNNAFPQPLTEEEEEKHLRLMAEGNDHSRNKLIEHNLRLVAHIVKKFDNTGEDLEDLISIGTIGLIKAIESFSPNKGTKLATFAARCIENEILMHLRSLKKTRKDVSLHDPIGTDKEGNEITLIDILGTEADDVVDKVQLKIEKSKIYRNLEILDDREKEVVVGRFGLELGGEERTQREIAKELGISRSYVSRIEKRALMKLYHEFYKAKR; encoded by the coding sequence CGTATCCTATGTCAAGAACAATGCGTTTCCACAACCTCTTACCGAGGAAGAAGAAGAAAAACATCTTAGGCTCATGGCTGAAGGAAATGATCATTCCAGAAATAAATTGATTGAGCATAATTTAAGATTAGTTGCCCATATAGTCAAAAAATTCGACAATACAGGAGAAGATTTGGAGGATTTGATCTCGATTGGTACGATCGGATTGATCAAAGCCATCGAGTCGTTTTCGCCGAACAAAGGGACCAAGCTCGCGACGTTCGCTGCTCGCTGTATCGAGAACGAGATCCTTATGCATCTGCGCTCGCTGAAGAAAACGCGCAAAGACGTGTCCTTGCATGATCCCATCGGAACGGACAAAGAGGGGAATGAAATCACGTTGATCGACATCCTCGGCACGGAAGCGGATGATGTGGTGGATAAGGTGCAGCTCAAGATAGAGAAGAGCAAGATCTATAGGAATTTAGAGATTTTGGATGATCGCGAGAAGGAAGTTGTTGTCGGGCGGTTTGGGCTGGAACTTGGCGGGGAAGAGCGGACGCAGCGGGAGATAGCGAAGGAGTTGGGCATTTCGCGGTCTTATGTATCGCGGATTGAGAAGCGGGCGTTGATGAAGCTGTATCATGAGTTTTATAAGGCGAAGCGGTAA